The nucleotide window cccttcggccctgaacctctgtcccatagtcgcatcttctaatcggaacgtcagtaggccttctttgcacatgtccaaaccaccgtaaccgattttctctcatctttccttcaatttcggctactcctactttaccccggatatcctcattcctaatcttatcctttctcgtgtgcccacacatccaacgaagcatcctcatctccgctacacccattttgtgtacgtgttgatatttcaccgcccaacattctgtgccatacagcatcgccggccttattgccgtcctataaaattttcccttgagcttcagtggcatacggcggtcacacaacacgccggatgcactcttccacttcatccatccagcttgtattctatggttgagatctccatctaattctccgttcttttgcaagatagatcctaggtaacgaaaacggtcgctctttggtatttcttgatctccgatcctcacccctaactcgttttggcctccatttgcactgaacttgcactccatatattctgtctttgatcggcttaggcgaagacctttagattccaacacttctctccaaaggttaagctttgcatttaccccttcctgagtttcatctatcaacactatatcgtctgcgaaaagcatacaccaaggaatatcatcttgaatatgtcgtgttaactcatccattaccaacgcaaaaaggtaaggacttaaggatgagccttgatgtaatcctacagttatgggaaagctttcggtttgtccttcatgagttcttacggcagtctttgctccttcatacatatcctttatagcttggatatatgctactcgtactcctttcttctctaaaatcctccaaagaatgtctcttgggaccctatcatacgctttttccaaatctataaagaccatgtgtaaatcctttttcccatctctatatctttccatcaatcttcgtaagagatagattgcctccatggttgagcgccctggcatgaacccgaattggttgtccgaaacccgtgtctcttgcctcaatctatgctcaatgactctctcccagagcttcattgtatgactcattagcttaatacccctatagttcatgcaattttgtacgtcgcccttattcttgtagataggcaccaaagtgctcattcgccactcatttggcatcttcttcgttttcaaaatcctattgaaaaggtcagtgagccatgttatacctgtctctcccaaaagtttccacacttcgattggtatatcgtctgggcctattgcttttttatgcttcatcttcttcaaagctacaaccacttcttccttccggattcgacgataaaaagagtagtttctacactcttctgagttactcaactcccctaaagaagcactcatttcatgtctttcattgaaaagattatgaaaataacctctccatctgtctttaaccgcgttctctgtagcaagaacatttccatcctcatccttgatgcacctcacttggtttaggtcccttgtcttcttttcccttgctctagatagtttatagatatccaactctccttctttggtatctagtcgtttatacatatcgtcgtaagccgctaacttagcttctctgacagctttcttcgcctcttgcttcgcttttctatacctttcaccattttcatcagtcctctccttgtataaggctttacaacattccttcttagccttcacctttgtttgtacctcctcattccaccaccaagattccttttggtgtggggcaaagcccttggactctcctaatacctcttttgctacttttcggatacaattagccatggaatcccacatttggctagcttccccctctctatcccacacacattgggtgattaccttctctttgaaaatggcttgtttttcttcttttagattccaccatctagtccttgggcacttccaagtcttgttcttttgtcttactcttttgatatgtacatccatcaccaacaagcgatgttgattagccacgctctctcctggtataactttgcaatccttacaagttatacgatcccctttcctcattagaagaaaatctatttgtgtttttgacgacccactcttgtaggtgatcacatgttcttctctcttcttaaagaaggtgttggctaagaagagatcatatgccattgcaaaatccaagatagcttccccatcctcgtttctctccccaaaaccatggccaccatgaaaacctccatagttgcctgtctccctgcccacgtgtccatttaaatctcctcctataaataacttctccgtctgagcaattccttgcaccaagtctccaagatcttcccaaaatttctccttcgaactcgtatccaaccctacttgaggtgcgtacgcactaatcacattgataagttcttgtcctattacaatcttgattgccatgattctatctcctaccctcttgacatctacaacatcttgtaccaaggtcttgtccacgatgatgccaacaccgtttctcgttctatttgtgcccgaataccaaagtttaaaccctgagttttctagatcctttgccttactaccaacccacttagtttcttgtaggcacataatatttatccatctcctcaccataacttccactacttccatagattttcccgttaaggttcctatattccacgttcctaaacgcattttgctctcttgaactctacccttctgtcctagcttcttcaccctcccccgtctaataggatcaaagtacttcttttgtgtgtcccgggtaaagttgataggagcatatgctcccaaacaactttgagtggagtcgttcgaaaagaagtttctatggcccccttgctcatttaacactgcatccgggtgccgatggagatacagcgacccttgctcacttatcactgtgctcaggccacacagcgcgccacttacgggtgacgccctagctttagcgcgattttgttctggattcattttcataaggattcgacgtgatcatggagtgccggctgtcgactacctgacgccctccccctcctcctttatccgggcttgggaccggccatgtaagacataggcggagttaaccggagcgtcagtcggccttctttgcacatgttcaaaatcaccggagccgattttctctcatatttcctacaatttcggttactcctactttaccttggatatcctcattcccaatcttatccttttttcgtgtgcccacacatcccacgaagcatttGTCCAGACTCTGCAAATGTAATATTACTTGGTATATGTTGTGATAGGGATCTGCAACTGTATTTGAGTTTTCTCTTACTTCTTGTGCTTTCACAATCATAGACTAGGAGGTGAAACCGAAGTTGTTCAAGCACATGACGAGATTTGACTTTTGTCGGTTAAATAACTTTCTCACTTGTTCAAAATAACTTCATCAAGTACATCTATGTGAAGTTTTCTGTTTTCCTCATTGTTGTTGCTAGATCATTTTCAAGTACattttgttatatttatattagGCACAGTAAAATTATTCTGAAGATACCCtgataattatttttggtttccCAAGGTTATGGGTTCACTTTTGTGCAGCATACATTGTCACTGGAGTTGTCTGCTATCTTCTTTATTATGTAAGTTTGGTTTTGTTTCTCTTTCATGGCTTATTCCATCACAATTTTCTGTTTCATCGAAAAGAAAGAATCAATTGTGATTTTAACTTCATGACTATAACTGCAGGAGTATAGCTATATCTCATCGAAAAGAATTGCTCATTTCTATTCATCCAAACCTCAGCCTCATCAGTTTACAGTAGTAGTTCGTTCTGTTCCTGTATCATCTGGGAGCAGCTGCAGTGAGACTGTTGAGAGTTTTTTTACAGAGAATTATCCTTCTACTTATCTTTCACATTCAGTGGTTCATCGAACTAACAAACTCCAAGGACTCACTGTAAGTATCTGTTATAGATTTAATCTTTTGTCCTCACACCGACAGGGGTCAGAATTGATTGTGGGAgtttatttttgatattttggaAAATAAGTGTGAGACCTCATTTGCTTTTCACTTATAATCCTGACGTGTGCCTATGCTCGATTGCATTCTTTATTGGATAATCCTGACAATGTGGCAGATAATCAAAGACATGATAGAACTGTTTATGTACCCTTAATacctcattattctttgctgaAAAACGAAAGCTTTATGACTTAATTTGTTCTCGAGTTCTGTCATCTTCATTGGGTtgactttttagtttttacGAGGCTAAGCTTTTGGAAcatttaattacttaattaaaTAGTTTTCAATGAGTATCAGACTAAAGCCCAAACAAGTTAATTTTTTGGTTGTTTTCTTAGTCCCTGCTTGGTGCTTCTGTAATTATTATGTGTATTCTATTTAGATTATTACACGTCACACTTCAGAGTCCCTTTCTACTTGCTTCACCCCACACTGCCTGGGTGTCCGTCGTACTTGTATTTTTTGGGTTTCTGAAACATCACACCAGACAGCATTTGAACAAAACTGTAACAGTTAACATTTCTCTATCAATGAGATATGTGaacaattcattttcttttctttgtagaGTGAGGCAGGGAAACTATACAGAAAGCTTATGCGCCTGAGATCAGAAACTAATACTCAGCAAAGATTAAGGCGTGAGGGCTGTTGGGGGCTGTGTGGACGCAAAGTTGATGCTTTAGACTACTATGGAAAGAAATTGGATGATTTAGAAGATAATGTGAGAATGGAGCAAACGTCAGTGGCAGGAAAGGTATTCGTACTATTATTTTTTCAAGAGAGTGATAGTAATTGTTTGCTAATGGTATTAAAGACGTTCTCCTCTGCTTAAGACTTCATTTAGCAAATTTTTAACGCAAGAGGTGAAACAAAAGTATCTGGGAAATATAATAGAAATGAGTAACGCACAATCTTCctcttattatttttgttatgttAGCTTTAGGAATTGTATGAATAACCCACATGTTGACTTGTAAAAGACATGTCGGAAttttagaggaaaaaaaaaatcatagttCCAATAGATTTTTCTGAAATTGTTTGATTTATATGAACATGAAATTTGATGCATTCGTTCCATGATAcccaaaaaatattaattataggACGTTGCAGCTGCCTTTGTGTCGTTCAAGTCCCGGCTTGCTGCTGCAGTAGCTTTTCACATTCAGCAAGGAGAAAATCCCATAGAATGGGTTACCGAGAGGGCTCCGGAGCCCCAGGATGTTCACTGGCCCTTCTTTTCTGCATCTTTTATGAAAAGATGGATCTCCaagctggtggtggtggttgcatATACTGCTCTTACAGTTCTATTCCTCATTCCAGTTGTAGTAGTGCAAGGCCTTACCAATCTTAATCAGTTGGAAACCTGGTTCCCGTTTCTGACAAGCATACTGGACCTGTAAGTAGAAATTTATCAGCTTTACTAATTGATTCTTTTATTTACAACGTCTGCTGAATCGTACGATTTCTTGACTTGCAGAACAGTTGTCAGTGCAGTCATAACAGGATATCTTCCAAGTCTTATTCTTCAAATGTTCATGTCGTTTGTGCCACCCGTCATGATAATGTTGTCTTCCTTGGAAGGATACATCTCTTTCAGTCAGATACAAAAAAGTGCATGCAGCAAGATGTTGGGGTTCACAATATGGAATCTTTTCTTGGCAAATACACTATCAGGAACACTTCTCTATGGGTTCGAAatctttcttgagcccaaaaaGATTCCGGGGATACTTGCTGATGCTGTTCCAGCACAGGTAAAAATACATACGTCATGTTTGCATGTATCATTCTCTCGCTAGAATAATCATATTAATTTTTAGTTGCTTTTTGCAACTTCATTACGTTGTGCAACTGTTTAAAGTACGAAGTTAAGACCAGAAATTTGAACTTGGATTCCTGATCCGTAACTTTTGAAAAACTTATCCTCGATCATCGTTATCAATCAAAGACCAGTGGTACTTCTATGATCGTATATTTGTCTGGTGAACTTGAGAATCAGTTGAAGTGctatattttttacttttgaaaCCAATTGTTTGCATCACGAATTCATGATGAAGGGTATTATATAGATTCGTTATCTTGGATGTAGGCATCATTCTTCATTGCATATGTTGTGACATCTGGATGGACCAGTCTTCTATCTTCAGAACTCTTCCGCTTGACTCGCCTGATTTTGAGCATCATAAAAAGACCATTTTCAGGAAAAGATGATGAATTTGAAGCTCCTCCATTTCCATACCACAGTGCAATTCCTAAAGTTCTCTTTTTTGGACTCCTCGGATTAACATACTTCTTCCTCGCTCCACTAATTCTCCCGTTCCTCGTGGTTTACTGTTGTCTGGGATACATAATCTTCCGTAACCAGGTTAGTTCGATGCTCTCTCAttgtttaaaaattaatttctaaCTATAATAAGCCAACTATAATTTAATTTAGAGAGAAGATGGACATGGGTGGGAAGTTGGTATTAAGGACACAATACAACTTCATGTTTTGAAAACTCCCAATGCAACTTATTGGGTCCTTCTTAGTAACTATTAGCGTTTCAAATGGATCAGACTGAAACTCCAAAATGTAGGTTGTGTCATGACTAAATATTGGTGCAAGGGTAATgagaaataaatgaaaaaattggTGCAACCCCAAACTCCTCTTGCACTGTCAAACCTCAGACAAGGAAAGCTTTCTGCAAGGTCAATTTTTCGCTTTGTTGTTATGTCTTGAATTTTTGGCAATTCGTTTTAGTGATCTTAGAAGCTCATATAGGATCCTATCCAGTTGAGTTACTAACTTGTACTAAAAAAGTAGGCTGACACTTCAACATTACTTCATATTTTGTACAATCTAAGTATATATTTGGTCATTGATCGAAGTtttattgtaaattttgttgTATTTAACAAGTTTTGGTTCTTTATATTCTGATGTTATATATTGACAATTTTGAACAGTTTCTGAATGTGTATGAACCCAAGTACGAAACGGGTGGAAGATTTTGGCCAACAGTGCACAATTCAACAATTTTTTCCTTGGTGCTGATGCACATTATTGCAATTGGAATGTTTGGGCTCAAAGAGCTCCCCTTAGCGGCCACTTTGACTATTCCTCTTCCGATTCTCACGCTTCTCTTCAATGAGTACTGCCGCAAACGATTCCTTCCAATATTCCAAGACTATCCAGCTGAGGTATGTCGGTACTAATGCTATCAACTTatctttttatttcatttgcAACGGAGTTATAGTAAGTCAATGTTCCAAATCTGGTTCTACCTTGCATATACCCTATCTCATCAGACAATCGATATCTGACAGTGACATCGAACTGTTTATAATCTTCTTAATTTGGTCCCTTGTATTAAAAACTATAGGAATATAATCTCAGCCGACGATTTGGCATGTATATAAGAACCTCATTACCGCGTTTTGATGCAGTGTTTGATAAAGAAAGATAGAGAAGACGAGAAGGATCCCACAATCTTTGCATTTTATGAAAAGTTAACCACTGCTTATAGGGATCCAGCTCTGATGCCAATGCAGCATCCGCGGAGCACTGATGGACACAGCTCTCCCCTTCTTCAATCTGTCGTCTGAGGTAAGCGGTTTGTCTCGTTACATAAAAATGAACTTACCTGTCTCTACGAAAATAAAATACGAAGAACGAAACAGCTTGTGCCGCGAGTACGGGGACACAAGTTTTGGCTAAAAATGTGTGTGGTGAGTCTGTTTTTTCATGTAAAATGTTATGAGTATGATCTTTCAGTTAGGCTTGTGAACCATGTGAATTTTTTGGAGAAGCACCTCTCGTCTAGAAGTGATCCTGGCTTTCCAAAATCACTTCCAAACAAACCCTTGATTTCGAGAAGTACGGTTGTATGGTAAACATTTATTATTATCGTAATGATTGTCGTTGTAATATCAGTAATCTTTCACATCTTTATTGATGTATGCGGTTTGAATAACGTGTATTTTCATGCAAAAATATTTGTGTTGAATGATATTTCAATTCTTAGATGTGAAATATCGCACGACAGGATGTGATTAGCTTTAGATATTGGTTACAGTTGTGTCCCAACACagaaaatttctttttatactCTCTCAACTAACTTAACTAACTTTTGGCAACCAATTCCCAAAACATGCTGAATCTGATGTTCCATTTGTCAACTCAAAACCCAACTTCTACAACATTCTTGAAGATTGGAACAGTTCCATTTTTTCCAGATTATTAACGTAAAAGACTTTTGACATTTGTCAACCTTACCTATAATTTATGTGATTTATGTCacacttttatttttccttcttaATTTTCTGGACTGTGTCCCCTCTGCCAGAAACAGCCTACATTTTAGAAATTGGAGGCTTAAGGATGTTGACATTTGGCTTGTTTTCTGGCCTCCACGTGGAGCAACAACAAAGGGCTATTGACATGTTCCTTGGAAAACATTTTTTGGTCAAAACGTACCCCTATTTTTTAGGTCAAATGTCAAAATGTCCCTTAGAAAACGTTAGGATGATAAAAAGTTTAGGTTTAACTTGACGCAATGTTATTAACTACCCTTTCCATGCTAACTTTAAATAATGTTCTttgtaatttaaattaattagggTGACGAACACATGACACGCAGACATGGCAGCACCACAAACCTTAAGTGCAGTCCAAtctatatttttcttcttcataagGGGAAAAAAGGAATGGTGATGTAACTTGTGCAGAAGCAGGGACGGTTGTTACTTTCAATAAAAACTAGAACCGGGTGGACGCTAAACTGATAGGAAAGATGtactaaagaaagaaaacaaaaaggaatagtGTCCGTAAATTGTGCTAAAATAGAGTTGGTTATAATTTCTGATAATAAATAGAATTCAATggactacggtctagtggtattcctctttacttggaagtgagaggtcttaggtttgaatctcgtggATAACGAAtccgataccaaattaggctgctaATTGTGTGGCTTTGCCGAACTCCCCCTCtcattaatgtaaaaatatcaatgtactcaaaaaaaaaaaaaaactcaaagggCATTAAATAGACAATAAAAATAAGGTTGTGCTATTTTTTTTACCTCTTAACtatccttattaattttttttgtccattgatcttTATAAATTCATTCGATTCGACAACCAGAAATGAAGGGAGGTGtatgagaagaaaaatgagcgTGTAGATAACACTACTCTAAAAATACATAATgtaacttttaataaaaaataaaactgcatGGACACTAAACAGACAAAAAGAGATGCAATAAGCCAAGATATATATACAATTTATTGTATATATAGTGTGTATCCCTTCAGATTTAATTTTATTGGAAACTTGTAACCAATTTATTGTAAATACTTTCCTAGATTTTAAAGAATCTAGGTAATTACTTTTGAAAAATACTAATGAAACTCTTTAAAAAATTGGACTCTTCATGGGCTCTATACGACCTCATATTTTTTTGCAcagtattttataatattggcaTGAGAATTAACTTTAAACTGTGAAATGATACattatatgtcattatataagtgagggaagttttatttttaagttgttaataTTTTAAACAAGTATCTGATCATTTATATagtaacacgtgatgtaccgtCTCATGTTTGAACACATTGAAATTCTCTCCATAGAGAGCCTTACTTTCAGAGATTCTTCTTAgcgtttctttttatttttcattttttaatggTTTCATGGTTAACTTCAAAATGTGAACAATCGAAAGATTCGGCAGCCTCGGACTTGTTCATCTCTTCCTTTTTCCATGGCCGCCATACAATCCGTTAGATTTGCTGCCTGATattttttacccttttttgtttcttcttttgtgtTTACATCGttgttttttgtcttaaatCTTCTTCACTGATGTGTTCTTGCTAATTTGTGCTTTCTCAGATGTCAAATCAGCTGTTAACCCAACAAAGTTGCTAACTTCTTAATACTAACTAACCCAGCAAAGTTGATAACTGCTTAATGTTAATTATTAATCTTGATGTTTTCGGAAAATTTGAACGTAGGATCGTAAACGGTTATTCGGCGCCCATAACATCTCTCAAATGTCTTACATGGCTTTTAAGAAGCTTATGGTGCAGAAAAAGGtattttagtcaaaatgattataagattgatataatttttcattttggtcattgaaatttaaaattgatagaagtTGTCTTAGAATTTATTcaacattaattattttagtaattctgtgaaaaatctttattaaataactaaaatgataaaaataccatCAGCTTAATAAACAATGAGTCAAAAtgatttgataaaaattgagggtatttttgtcatttttccttATTTGATGAAGATTTTTCACGAAAATATCAAAATGATTTAAGGTGGACAAACTTAAGGACTAGTTCTATCCATTTTAAATCTCAGAGATCAAAGTaaagagttatgtcaatctcatgaaccattttagctaaaaaaaacTGCTACAAAATGCCACAAAAATATAGTTTCTTTATACAGAGCTTTAAAAAACTGATTAAAATTGAGACTTAGTTCACAACTTTTGTTTAAAAACACATGATTATATAATAATAtgacattaaaaaatcaaattacacTTATCTTGTAATTAAATATGTGCTAGAGTGGGCTGGACATGCTTCCTTGTAGGGGTGGCTTTGTAAAAATCGACCTTCTTAACTTTTTTTCATGAATGATTAGCCTAGTAGGGTTAATTTATTGTGAGGTTATTTACCCAAGGCAATGTAAATTTTGACCTTATATGGCCATGAAAGTGACATAAAACGCGTTGTTCTACAAGTCACAtccaagataaaaaaaattaagaatgttTGCCCCTTAATTTTTGTCCCATCATAAGAAAGCTAGTGGCTTTAGCTTTAGGAGAGAATCTAGATCCATTgtgttggttttgattgggatAGGAAGAGCAAATTGGAACTATCACGAAATTATTATTTAGAAATTAATGATCTTTtagaaatacttttaaaataactgaacgtacttttaaaaaaaaataattttaaattctaaaaatacttaaagtgcttccaATAAAAACCGATGCTTCTTGTAGGAAGCACTACAAGTACTTTTCTAAGattcacttgtatttttactaaggattgattctaaaaatattttaccaaaaacatttttagtcattttaaaaatatttccaaatgAGTCTTCAGTGTCGTTATTTCATGAAAAAGGTCTGGTAAGAAGACCATcaatttaaaccatattttgtaaatcatatgacgtgattgttgaagattgaattattatttaaatgttaattaatgtgcttattttttatttgtaacacATCACATCGTTTATGGTCTAAAAAATGGTTtacctaacattactcttcATGAAAATGTCATTGTCACTTACATTATTAGTgttagtattattatttttatacgaGTGAAATTGTGGGATAGAGAACTCAAAATGAGAACTGGATAAGCGATCTTGCGTGCAAGGATGAATTCTTTCAATCACTTGTGCTGCAATCCCCTTGTATTAAGGTAATCTTATTGTATATAATTTCAAATGTGACTGTATgttgtttgataatcatttcgtttttagtttcttttttttctctgtttttttgttagaaagaaaaggaaatgcaACGAGGGAATGAAGGGTGAACAAGGATAGCAGAACGGTGGTGACAAGATGTAGAAAAATGTACATAGAATGgtacaaaacataaaaactaaaaacaattttaagtaGATTTTCATTTCtagttttatattttcatttcgTATGTCATTTTGTGCATTTCTCCGTCTTCTCTCCTACCAGACTCCCTCTATATCCTTGATTAATCCATCATTTCATGATTTCGTCTAGGAAAGTGTGGAGTTTTAAATCCGGAACGGATGGGTAAAAACTCAACACCTTATCCGTCAGGATATTGGATCACATGCTTCCGGTGGATATTCATTCCTCCGGTAGATGAACTTAAATAAACCCCTAGTTGCCTTAGATGACTTTCAATAAGGGTGGTGATCAATTTGGTGGTAATTTTTTCTAAGCTggtttaattaatataattatccTGTACTGATAAGGATATTCTGCCCCTAATTGTAATTAGCT belongs to Malus sylvestris chromosome 17, drMalSylv7.2, whole genome shotgun sequence and includes:
- the LOC126610898 gene encoding CSC1-like protein HYP1, which codes for MLLSALLTSVGINLALCLVFLTLYSVFKKQPSNLGVYSPRLLAAKGASEESNGFNFERLLPTVGWVRTAWQPSEDEFLSLTSLDAVVFMRIFIFSLRVFGFAGIVGVLVLLPINFLGDQLNRDLDISDLPSTSLDSFSISNVNAGSKWLWVHFCAAYIVTGVVCYLLYYEYSYISSKRIAHFYSSKPQPHQFTVVVRSVPVSSGSSCSETVESFFTENYPSTYLSHSVVHRTNKLQGLTSEAGKLYRKLMRLRSETNTQQRLRREGCWGLCGRKVDALDYYGKKLDDLEDNVRMEQTSVAGKDVAAAFVSFKSRLAAAVAFHIQQGENPIEWVTERAPEPQDVHWPFFSASFMKRWISKLVVVVAYTALTVLFLIPVVVVQGLTNLNQLETWFPFLTSILDLTVVSAVITGYLPSLILQMFMSFVPPVMIMLSSLEGYISFSQIQKSACSKMLGFTIWNLFLANTLSGTLLYGFEIFLEPKKIPGILADAVPAQASFFIAYVVTSGWTSLLSSELFRLTRLILSIIKRPFSGKDDEFEAPPFPYHSAIPKVLFFGLLGLTYFFLAPLILPFLVVYCCLGYIIFRNQFLNVYEPKYETGGRFWPTVHNSTIFSLVLMHIIAIGMFGLKELPLAATLTIPLPILTLLFNEYCRKRFLPIFQDYPAECLIKKDREDEKDPTIFAFYEKLTTAYRDPALMPMQHPRSTDGHSSPLLQSVV